One genomic segment of Intestinimonas butyriciproducens includes these proteins:
- a CDS encoding recombinase family protein has protein sequence MYHQSNTAAALQFPYSAMSVEAVTALYCRLSRDDELQGDSNSIINQKKILQRYALDHGYKNYRFYIDDGISGTTFNRPGFQQMIADIEAGLVNRVIIKDMSRLGRDYLQVGMYTEIMFPEHDIHFIAVNDGVDSTQGDNEFTPFRNIINEWYAKDTSKKIRAVMKVKGNAGEHLTTLPPYGYMKSPDNKKLWVRDEDAAAVVYEIGLYVMDGFGPSQIARKLTERRILTPAAYYASKGRKASNIKRGLPYAWDASTVADIMDRWREYLGHTVNFKTRKKSYKSKKVIHNPESEWMIFENTHDPIWTEAIADAARAARQTRRRPTKMGEMGMFSGMMFCADCGSVMYQCRATNFRREQEYYLCAGYRKSRDFCGQTHSIRTVILEELILENLREIVSFASRSKDEFVRLVMDSDLRQRNRDLVKRKRQLTDSEKRITELDAIFKRLYEDNISGKLSDERFQKLSADYEKEEQELKVLVNSLRKEVELEESKSADVDRFLSVVERYTDIPELTPCILHEFVEKIIVHAASDPKGKNRTQEIDIYYKGIGALEMSKVTASMEK, from the coding sequence ATGTATCATCAGTCAAACACCGCTGCCGCGCTTCAATTCCCTTACAGCGCTATGAGCGTCGAAGCTGTTACCGCTTTGTACTGCCGTTTGTCGCGTGACGATGAATTGCAGGGCGACAGCAACAGTATCATCAACCAGAAAAAGATCCTTCAACGCTATGCACTTGACCACGGCTACAAAAATTATCGCTTTTATATTGATGACGGCATTTCGGGTACGACATTTAACCGACCTGGCTTCCAGCAAATGATTGCGGATATCGAAGCCGGCCTTGTCAATCGGGTCATTATCAAGGATATGTCACGCCTGGGCCGTGATTATCTGCAAGTGGGCATGTATACCGAGATCATGTTCCCGGAGCATGACATTCACTTTATTGCTGTCAACGATGGCGTGGACAGCACCCAGGGTGATAATGAGTTCACCCCTTTTCGGAACATCATCAATGAGTGGTATGCGAAAGACACCAGTAAGAAGATCCGTGCCGTGATGAAGGTCAAGGGCAACGCTGGCGAGCATCTGACGACCCTGCCGCCCTATGGCTACATGAAGTCTCCTGACAACAAAAAGCTGTGGGTCAGGGACGAGGACGCCGCAGCGGTGGTCTATGAGATCGGCCTATATGTGATGGACGGCTTCGGGCCGTCTCAGATTGCAAGAAAGCTGACAGAGCGAAGGATCTTGACCCCGGCCGCCTATTATGCCAGCAAGGGCCGGAAAGCAAGTAATATCAAGCGGGGTTTGCCCTACGCATGGGATGCCTCCACCGTAGCGGATATTATGGACCGCTGGCGGGAGTACCTGGGGCACACGGTCAATTTCAAGACAAGGAAGAAGTCCTACAAGAGCAAAAAGGTCATCCATAATCCGGAAAGTGAGTGGATGATCTTTGAGAACACCCATGACCCGATCTGGACGGAGGCAATCGCAGACGCCGCGAGAGCAGCAAGGCAGACGCGCCGGCGTCCTACAAAAATGGGAGAAATGGGGATGTTCTCCGGCATGATGTTCTGCGCAGACTGCGGATCTGTCATGTATCAATGCAGGGCCACCAACTTCCGGCGCGAGCAGGAATACTACCTGTGCGCCGGCTACCGAAAGAGCCGTGACTTCTGCGGTCAGACCCATTCCATCCGCACGGTGATCTTGGAGGAATTGATTCTGGAAAACCTGCGGGAGATCGTTTCCTTCGCCTCCCGCAGTAAGGACGAATTTGTGAGGCTGGTCATGGACAGCGACCTGCGGCAGCGTAACCGGGATCTTGTAAAGAGGAAACGGCAGCTTACCGATTCCGAGAAGCGGATCACTGAGCTGGATGCTATCTTCAAGCGGCTCTATGAGGACAACATTTCGGGCAAACTCTCCGATGAACGCTTTCAGAAGCTCTCTGCGGACTACGAGAAGGAAGAACAGGAGCTCAAGGTGCTGGTAAACTCCCTTCGGAAAGAAGTGGAGCTGGAGGAAAGCAAATCGGCGGATGTAGATCGTTTTCTCTCCGTTGTGGAGAGGTATACGGATATCCCGGAACTCACGCCCTGCATCCTCCATGAGTTCGTGGAGAAAATCATCGTCCATGCGGCCAGCGACCCGAAGGGCAAGAACCGGACGCAGGAGATCGATATTTACTACAAGGGCATCGGGGCCTTGGAAATGTCAAAAGTCACGGCATCAATGGAAAAATGA